A region of the Sandaracinaceae bacterium genome:
CCCGCACCACGCCGCGGTCCAGCAGCGAGAGCACCAGATAGCGCCGCTGCCGCTCGCACTCGCTGAGCCAGATGCCATGCCGCGCCAGCGCGTGCTGCTCGGGAGGCGTGGCCACCCAGTCTTCGATGCGCTCCCGCACCGCGGCCTGCGCCACGGCAAACGACGTGGAGTAGTGCAGCTGGCTGGCGTACGAACGCGCACCGGGCCCGAGCCCGATCATGCCGTCGTCCTGGCAGCGGTAGGCCGCGTGCGCGAGCTCGGCGCCAGGCCGCCCGGGCGCGCTGAACATGCGCATGGACGACTGCACCCAGCCGAGACGCAGCAGGTGGTCGCGCCCCGCGCGGTAGAGCGAGAGGCGCTGGTCGTCCCAAGCGCGCCGTCCGTCACGGCGCCCGAGGATGGTCAGCGGCCGCACGTACAGCGGGTAGAGATAGAGTTGGTTGGCCCCCAACCCGATCACCCGGTCGACAGACTCGCGCAGCGTGTCCGCGGTCTGACCTGGCAGGCCGTAGATGAGGTCCACGTTGCAGGTCACACCGAGGTCGGCCGTGGCCCGCACGGCCCACTCGACGTGCGCGGGCTGCTGCCGGCGCTGCACGGCACTGGTCTCGCTCGGGAGCACGCTCTGCACGCCCATGCTCACGCGGGTGACGCCGTGCTCACGCAGCACCGCGAGCTTCTCGCCAGTGAGCGTGGCCGGCGACACCTCGATGGACGTGGGCTTCGTGGCCCCGGCCAGCGAGCGCACCACGCCGAGCGCGCGGGCCAGCAGCGGTGCCTCCAAGAAGGAGGGAGTGCCTCCTCCAACGGCCACCTGAGCCACCTGGAAGTCTCCCAGGAACTCACGGGTCACCTGCGCTTGGCGCTCGAGCGCCTCGATGTAGCGCAGCTCGAGGCCCGGCCCGGGCTGCACCTGGGTGAACAGGTTGCAGAAGCCGCAGCGCTGCTCGCAGAACGGGACGTGCACGTACAGGAACAGCGCTCGCCGGTCCTCGTGCGACCAGAGCGTGGGCAGGTCCACCGCAGGTTCGAGCGGGCGGTAGGCCGTCTTGTGCGGGTAGGAGTACGCGTAGGAGAGGTACTCGCCGCTCTCAAGCAGCTCTCGGAGGCGTGCCTTCATGCGGCCTCGAGCTCCACTTCGGCGTACGGCACGGACCACACGGACTCGTGCGCGACGCGATGCCCCACCAGCCCGTCTTCGCCAAAGCAAGTGCCGTGGTCGCTGCAGACGATGCCCACCGCGCCTCCACGCGCGCGGAGGGCGTCAAGCAGCAGCGGCAGATGCTTGTCCACGTTCGCAAGTGCCGCGCCCTGCGTCTCGGTGCTCTCGCCCGCCGCGCCGCGCAGGTACATGCGTGTGGGTGGATGCGTGGCGGCCACGTTCACGAACACGAACGCGCGCTGCTCGGCTGGGAGCGCGCGCAGGCGCTCGGCCGCCAGCTGAAACTCCAGGCGCGAAGCGTGCGGGCTGGTGACGCCCATCTCGTGGGTCCAGTGGGCCTCGTCGAAGCGGGCTGGCAGCACGCCGCCGAGCGCGGACGCAGGGTTGAAGAAGCCCGTGCCACCGATGGAGAGCGTGTGATAGCCCGCTGCCCGCAGCGCGCTCACGATGCACGGGCCGTCTAGGACCAGCGTGCTCTGGTTCACTGTGCGCGAGCCGGGGAAACGCAGCGCCAAGGGACGTGCATGCGCCGCGCCATCCACCGGCGTGGGGAAGAAGCCCGCGAAGAACGCCTGGTGCGCTGCGAAGGTGAACGTGGCTGGCGTGTGGCGTCGCTCGAACCCACTGCTAGGCAAGAGCGCGCTCAGGTTGGGGGCCCGGCCCGCGGCCAAGGTGTC
Encoded here:
- a CDS encoding STM4012 family radical SAM protein: MKARLRELLESGEYLSYAYSYPHKTAYRPLEPAVDLPTLWSHEDRRALFLYVHVPFCEQRCGFCNLFTQVQPGPGLELRYIEALERQAQVTREFLGDFQVAQVAVGGGTPSFLEAPLLARALGVVRSLAGATKPTSIEVSPATLTGEKLAVLREHGVTRVSMGVQSVLPSETSAVQRRQQPAHVEWAVRATADLGVTCNVDLIYGLPGQTADTLRESVDRVIGLGANQLYLYPLYVRPLTILGRRDGRRAWDDQRLSLYRAGRDHLLRLGWVQSSMRMFSAPGRPGAELAHAAYRCQDDGMIGLGPGARSYASQLHYSTSFAVAQAAVRERIEDWVATPPEQHALARHGIWLSECERQRRYLVLSLLDRGVVRAEYRARFGEDVVTHFPELEEAVECGLVSVSDAALQLTERGTERADVLGHWLQSDDIVRARAAWEAA
- a CDS encoding STM4013/SEN3800 family hydrolase, with translation DTLAAGRAPNLSALLPSSGFERRHTPATFTFAAHQAFFAGFFPTPVDGAAHARPLALRFPGSRTVNQSTLVLDGPCIVSALRAAGYHTLSIGGTGFFNPASALGGVLPARFDEAHWTHEMGVTSPHASRLEFQLAAERLRALPAEQRAFVFVNVAATHPPTRMYLRGAAGESTETQGAALANVDKHLPLLLDALRARGGAVGIVCSDHGTCFGEDGLVGHRVAHESVWSVPYAEVELEAA